The nucleotide window GCTGGAAAATTTCCTGCGCCGCTATGCCATCCAGGCCACAGACAACCACCGCTTTGCCTGCATACTACAGTCGCTCAACGGCCCAGCCCTGCAGCAGTCCGGCTTTCAACTGAAAAAACTGGCAGGCCTGCTATACGTATCTCCCCGCACACTCGAACGGTATTTCAGCGAAGCTTTAAACATCAGTCCCAAAAAATGCCTGTCCATCCTGCGATTCCGGCAGGCAGCAGAACAATACACCCGCCTCGGCTATAAAGCTGACTGGGAAGAACTGGGCTATCACGACTTCTCCCATTTCCGCAAGGAATGGCACAAATGGTCTGTTACCCTTTCTGAAGAAACCATTTAACCCTTCCTCAAACTGTCGCTTTTTTACACCAGTATTTACCCACCCTCCTGCTATGTTTGTGAGAACCAAACAAAGTAAGTTATGTTTTCCGCGCACCGTCAAAAGCTTTCCCGGCAACTGCCTGCCGGCGCTGCCGCTCTCCTTACCGCCAACGATATTCTACCCACTAATGCAGATGGCGTTATGCCCTACTTCCCGAATGTGAACCTGTACTATCTTACAGGCATCGCAGAAGAAGATGCCATGCTGGTGCTCTGTCCCTCCCACCCCGACCCTACCCTGCGGGAAGTACTGTTCATCAAAAGAGTAGACCAGCTCTTTATAAAATGGGTGGGCAGAAGAGTCGATAAATCCACGGCCTCTGAGATATCCGGGATCAGTACTGTTTTTTATACCGATGAGTTCTGGGTCATCATGAAAAAAATACTGCCGCTGTGCAGCAGTATCTATCTGCATACCAACGAACATGCCCGCTCGGAAAATGAAACCCAGACCCGGGAAGACCGCCTGCTGCTGACCTGCAAACAACTTTATCCGCTTCATCATTATGAAAGGCTTTACCCTATCCTGGCCCGTCAGCGCAATGCCAAAACACCCGAAGAAATTGCACTGCTCAGAAAAGCCTGCGATATCTCCGAAAAGGGTTTTCGTCGTGTATTACAGACAATCAAAGCCGGCCAGACAGGTCTGCAGGTAGCTGCTGAAATGATTCATGAATACATGCAACATAATACTACCTGGGCTTATGAACCCATCGTGGCTTTCGGGGATGATACCTGCATCCTGCACTACCGCGCCAATAAATCCAGCGGCAAAAACGGAGATCTCGTACTCATCGATGCTGCTGCCCACTATGAGTACTACAATGCTGACCTTACCAGGACCATCCCTGTCAATGGTCGTTATACCGCGCGCCAAAAAGAATATTACAATGCTGTATTACGCGTCCACAAACAATTGCGGCAACACGTACGCGCCGGCATCCTCATAAAAGATCTGTGGAAAGCCTCCAACAGCCTGCTCCTCGGAGAACTTGTCGGGCTCGGCCTCTGCACCACTGCAGACATTAAGGCCAACGGAGAAGCCTATTACCTGGGCAAATACTGCTATCACAATGTATCTCACTTCCTGGGACTGGACATACACGACACCGGCTATTATGATGAGCCCATGCCGGCAGGTGCCGTTATCACCAACGAACCTGGGATATACAACGAAGCAGAAGGTATAGGTGTGAGAATTGAAAACAATCTGCTGGTAACCGAAAACGGTTATGAAGATCTGATGGAAAATATTCCCAGGGAAGCAGAAGAGATTGAAGAACTGATGAACCGATAATCATCCTATAAAAAAACCAATGGCTCCTGATATACCGGGAGCCATTGGTTTTTTTGTTATTTCAGTGAGTTGATCCACTGTGCTATTTTCATTGCATCGGCCTGTGGCACCTGCGGGAAAGGCGGCATAGGCGTAGCATAACCCGGCCAGTTTTCCGGCTTTGGATTTTTGATCAATGCCATGATTTTAGCCACGGTATAATTTCTTTTGGCAACTTCCTTAAAGCCAGGACCTACCTGCTTTTTATCCGGATTATGACAGGAAGAGCAGGTGTGTTTGTTGAGCAGTGGCTGTATCTGCTCATAGGTAGGCACTTTGGCCGGTTCTCCTTTAGCAGCTTCCGTTTTACCGGTAGCTTTAGCAGGAGCTTTGGTTTCAGCTGCTACTGCTTTGGCACTGTTTCTGGTGCTCAGCTCCGACGCCGGCAGAGAGGCTCCTTCCGGAATATTATTCAGCGTATAATACACATCAGGATGTACCAGTGAATAAGATCCTTCCTGAGAACGGATGCCGTTCAATGCCAGTTTGTGAATATAGTAGCGGCGCATGCCGTTGATAACGAGGCGTACGGTCATACCATCAGCAGATACTTTCACCCCTTTTACCGTCAGGTTTTCTGTGTTAACAGTAGGGCTGCCGTACACCGGATGATACTTGTAGATAAAGCTCTCCACATGATAAGCTGCGAGGTCTTCTGCATATTTTTTATCCACCGGCTGGGTGAAGGTAATTTCAAAACCATCCGGGCGGGCGCTGACCGTTCTCATTTCAAAAGGCACGCGGTTGTTCCATACGAGCCGTTGCAAACCTTGGTTGGCATCACCTGCAGATCCCCAGCCACGGTTGGTTTCACCTACAAAGAGGGAACCGTCTTTAGCCCAGGTCAGCCGCAGTACGCCCGACTGAAAACCACTTCTGAAGTCCCATGCAGCACCCTGGTATTCGCCGTTTACTTTTTCCAGGA belongs to Chitinophaga sp. HK235 and includes:
- a CDS encoding aminopeptidase P family protein, producing MFSAHRQKLSRQLPAGAAALLTANDILPTNADGVMPYFPNVNLYYLTGIAEEDAMLVLCPSHPDPTLREVLFIKRVDQLFIKWVGRRVDKSTASEISGISTVFYTDEFWVIMKKILPLCSSIYLHTNEHARSENETQTREDRLLLTCKQLYPLHHYERLYPILARQRNAKTPEEIALLRKACDISEKGFRRVLQTIKAGQTGLQVAAEMIHEYMQHNTTWAYEPIVAFGDDTCILHYRANKSSGKNGDLVLIDAAAHYEYYNADLTRTIPVNGRYTARQKEYYNAVLRVHKQLRQHVRAGILIKDLWKASNSLLLGELVGLGLCTTADIKANGEAYYLGKYCYHNVSHFLGLDIHDTGYYDEPMPAGAVITNEPGIYNEAEGIGVRIENNLLVTENGYEDLMENIPREAEEIEELMNR